A DNA window from Pongo abelii isolate AG06213 chromosome 2, NHGRI_mPonAbe1-v2.0_pri, whole genome shotgun sequence contains the following coding sequences:
- the RTP3 gene encoding receptor-transporting protein 3, which produces MAGDTEVWKQMFQKLMREVKPWHRWTLRPDKGLLPNVLKPGWMQYQQGTFARFQCSSCSRNWASAQVLVLFHMHWSEEKSRGQVKMRVFTQRCKKCPQPLFEDPEFTQENISRILKNLVFRILKKCYRGRFQLIEEVPMIKDISLEGPHNSDNCEACLQGFCAGPIQVTSLPPSQTPRVHSIYKVEEGVKPWASGENVYSYTCQNHICRNLSIFCCCVILIVIVVIVVKTAL; this is translated from the exons AtggctggggacacagaagtGTGGAAGCAAATGTTTCAGAAGTTAATGCGGGAGGTGAAGCCATGGCACAGGTGGACCCTGAGACCAGACAAGGGCCTTCTTCCCAACGTCCTGAAGCCAGGCTGGATGCAATACCAGCAGGGGACCTTCGCCAG GTTCCAGTGCTCCTCCTGCTCTCGTAATTGGGCCTCTGCCCAAGTTCTGGTCCTTTTCCACATGCACTGGAGTGAGGAGAAGTCCAGGGGCCAGGTGAAGATGAGGGTGTTTACCCAGAGATGTAAGAAGTGCCCCCAACCTCTGTTTGAGGACCCTGAGTTCACGCAAGAGAACATCTCAAGGATCCTGAAAAACCTGGTGTTCCGAATTCTGAAGAAATGCTATAGAGGAAGATTTCAGTTGATAGAGGAGGTTCCTATGATCAAGGACATCTCTCTTGAAGGGCCACACAATAGTGACAACTGTGAGGCCTGTCTGCAGGGCTTCTGTGCTGGGCCCATACAGGTTACAAGCCTCCCCCCATCTCAGACCCCAAGAGTACACTCCATTTACAAGGTGGAGGAGGGAGTTAAGCCCTGGGCCTCAGGAGAGAATGTCTATTCCTACACATGCCAGAACCACATCTGTAGGAACTTAAGCATTTTCTGCTGTTGTGTCATTCTCATTGTTATCGTGGTGATTGTtgtaaaaactgctctatga